A stretch of DNA from Mesorhizobium onobrychidis:
CTGAAAATCGAGCGTAAAGGCGAAACCAACGCGAGCTATATGCTTAGGGTCGCCAATGCCTACGCACAGGCGCCTGCGCTGCGCGCTGCATCGGATCCCCTCAGAGCGGTCGGCGAAGAGGCCATCGCGCCATACAGCGGCATGCCCTCGGTCTCGATGCGCCCTCGCTGCGTCGCCTGCAACAGGGCATACCGCAGGCGAAGCTGCGCCACGGCGACATGCCGCGGGAAATCCGCACGAGCGCGTATGGACCGCTTTCTAAGCCGAGATCGCTCCCTTGAGGGCCAACTTTCCCTCATTGGCGCGAAAGGGGGCGGCGAACCCCAGTCCCGAGGTTCGCCGCCCTGGCTACACAAGACGCTGTCGGATGATCCCAACCCCCCGCTTCTTCTGTGGATGAACTTCACCAGCACCGGGCAGCGCGCTCGTCGCCATGCTGCAGTCGTTTCCGAAATATTAGTCAGCGTGGAACATTAGCAGGTTCTAATGATTGTTTGTGACCAGCGGGCTCCGCCCCCCGGTGCCTGCTGCAGACCGGGCCACAAGCCCGATCGGGCCCGCGCCAGCGCCAGCCAGTCCCACAGCCCCAGCCCATCCAGGAGGGCTCTGCCGCCGAGGAGAGAACTTACGAACGCGGTTGCAAAGACCAGATTGCCCGCTCGCGTATCGAGGCTCTCCACCACGTTCTGCTGATGCAGAAGACCTCGCACCGCCTCGGCATAAACAAAGGCCAGGCGGGGGTCGGATGCCGCGGCGGGAGTGGTTTTCTCCCACCGATGAAGAGTGCTCGGCCATGAGGTGTCGTTCCACGTTCCGATATGAACCACGATATGAACAATGGCAGCTGCCTGACTACCGCCTGTCAAGACCCCGGCCTTGACGCCTGAACACACTGCCCCAGATTACGCGGCGGAGTTTCAGATATGCGATACGACTTGCAGGGGCGCAAATTCCTGGAACGGCATTTCGGCATTGTTATTGCAATTGGCCTGGTTGCAGGGCTGTCGGCCCTGGCCGCGCTTGGCTACACGCCTTAAACCCCGGATTTAGCACCCAAATCCCTAATGTAAGCGAAAAGTAACGGTGCCACGCAACCAGACCGGCGCCACGTGCATTTCAATGCATGACGATGTTTCGCCCCGATAGCCCTGCAAAATGCTGCGCTTATTGCGGCGGGCGCGACCATGACTACGAGAACTGCCCGAAGTGGAAAGCTGACGTCGAACAGCAGAAGGACCAGCGCGTCGGTCCGGCCCCAAGCCCGGCATGACGGATCGACAAGCCCGACAAAAACGCAGCCTGAACCATCCCGCTGATCGGCTCCAACAAACACCAGCCGCTGCCGACCCGTTATCGCTTCTGCTGCGTATGACCAACGGCATTGGCGAAAGAAATGTCACCCTTGATCTCGCGCATGGCCATCGACGTGATCGTCCGGCGCACGCCGGGCAGGCGGCTGAGCTCGACGCGCAGCATCCTGTCCAGCGCCATCATGTCGACCGTCACGATCTGCAGGAGATAGTCGGCCTCGCCTGTCGTGGCGTGGCAGCGCCGGATCAGCGGGTGCGCCTGGACTGCGGCCTCGAAGGCTTCGGAAAGCTCGAAATCGATCGACACCTGGATGAAGGCTTCGATGCCGAAGCCGAGTTTTGCCGGGTCGATCCGTGTCGAGTAGCCGCGGATGATGCCGGCGTCCTCCAGCGCCTTGACCCGCTTCCAGCACGGCGTCTTGCTTAAGCCGACCTCGTCGGCGAGCACCGCGAAGGAGGTACGCGCGTCGCGTTCCAGCGCTGCGACGATCTTCCGGTCGAGAGCATCCAGCATCGAACGTTCTCCAGGACGGCGCCATAAATGGAATTTCGTCCTTCAATTCTCGCTATTTGAATAACAGAAGGGAACAATATTCAAGCCAAAACCGCTTATTCTCCAGGCTCGGACCGAACAGATGCCCTGAACCGACGGGCCGGGCAAAGGAGCAGCTGCCATGCACAAGCCGGATTATTATGCCCGCATCGAAGCGCCCGAGATGCGCGACTACGGCGTCTACCTCCAATGCGACAAGCTTCTCGCCTGCCAGAAGCCGCTGGCCGAGATGGTGAATGCCGACGAGCTGCAGTTCCAGATCGTGCATCAGGTCGAAGAGCTGTGGATGAAGC
This window harbors:
- a CDS encoding Lrp/AsnC family transcriptional regulator — its product is MLDALDRKIVAALERDARTSFAVLADEVGLSKTPCWKRVKALEDAGIIRGYSTRIDPAKLGFGIEAFIQVSIDFELSEAFEAAVQAHPLIRRCHATTGEADYLLQIVTVDMMALDRMLRVELSRLPGVRRTITSMAMREIKGDISFANAVGHTQQKR